A window from Pseudonocardia cypriaca encodes these proteins:
- a CDS encoding class I SAM-dependent methyltransferase, which translates to MEKIDLAYVAALYREYAGDLAAVGKQQREYAESMGSRMTPQLDDLEAEITYLLLRATRPAVVVELGTFHGWSTSWILSALRDNGSGALHSFDRIDNVVHNVPPELADGRWTFVQGAIEDTLDRVPADTGYLFVDAAHSSRFARWYLEHLFPRVPSGVPVSVHDVYHFRTTLPLHEGRVVVRWLDGRGVPFFTPSRAKARGVYETLTGLREELGLSPVRGPGDNPMIFFRMPQAR; encoded by the coding sequence TTGGAGAAGATCGACCTGGCGTACGTCGCCGCGCTGTACCGCGAGTACGCGGGCGATCTGGCGGCGGTGGGGAAGCAGCAGCGGGAGTACGCGGAGTCGATGGGCTCGCGGATGACCCCGCAGCTCGACGACCTCGAGGCGGAGATCACCTACCTGCTGCTGCGGGCCACCCGGCCCGCGGTCGTGGTGGAGCTGGGCACGTTCCACGGCTGGTCGACGTCGTGGATCCTGAGCGCGCTGCGCGACAACGGGTCGGGGGCGCTGCACAGCTTCGACCGGATCGACAACGTCGTTCATAACGTGCCGCCGGAGCTGGCCGACGGGCGCTGGACGTTCGTGCAGGGCGCCATCGAGGACACTCTGGACCGGGTGCCGGCCGACACCGGCTACCTCTTCGTCGACGCCGCGCACAGCAGCCGGTTCGCCCGCTGGTACCTGGAGCACCTGTTCCCGCGGGTCCCGTCCGGCGTCCCCGTGAGCGTGCACGACGTCTACCACTTCCGCACCACGCTCCCACTGCACGAGGGCAGGGTCGTGGTGCGCTGGCTGGACGGGCGGGGAGTACCGTTCTTCACCCCGTCACGCGCGAAGGCCCGGGGCGTCTACGAGACGCTCACCGGGCTGCGCGAGGAGCTGGGGTTGTCGCCGGTACGCGGGCCCGGCGACAACCCCATGATCTTCTTCCGGATGCCTCAGGCGCGGTAG
- a CDS encoding MFS transporter, translating into MPRAVYVLALGIFAMVTSEFVVAGLMPQIAVGLDVSIPQVGYLITAFAVAMAVGGPVSTMLVVRLRPKPALLLLFGLFLAGNVAAATASGYPMMLLARLVSGAASQAFFGVAMSVCAVLVAPEVRGRAMSVVLNGLMLGTLLGLPLATFVGEAYGWRAAFWAISALTVFAALCTVGGVPALGKIASGPLRQEMAVFRRRRLWLRLSTSLLVIGATFSAFTFLNPILTGISGFTTGAVPLLLVAYGAATVVGNTIVGRLADRHALTVLLCGLTLNLAFLAGFALFAHVGAAAVVCMLGVGLVGVTMNPAMVVRVQRAGNVGPLVNTIHGSFITGGVMVSSAAGGLAIDGFGLRAPLWLGAGLALLGILTLVPDLVRRAAPRAQHDAVVARVGS; encoded by the coding sequence GTGCCCCGTGCCGTGTACGTGCTGGCCCTCGGCATCTTCGCCATGGTCACGAGCGAGTTCGTGGTCGCCGGGCTGATGCCGCAGATCGCGGTGGGCCTGGACGTCTCGATCCCCCAGGTCGGGTACCTGATCACCGCGTTCGCCGTTGCGATGGCCGTCGGCGGCCCCGTGTCGACGATGCTGGTCGTGCGGCTGCGCCCGAAGCCGGCGTTGCTGCTGCTGTTCGGGCTCTTCCTCGCCGGCAACGTGGCGGCGGCCACCGCATCCGGCTACCCGATGATGCTGCTCGCGCGCCTGGTCAGCGGTGCAGCGTCGCAGGCGTTCTTCGGCGTCGCGATGTCGGTCTGCGCCGTGCTCGTTGCACCCGAGGTGCGCGGCAGGGCGATGTCGGTCGTCCTGAACGGGCTCATGCTGGGCACGCTGCTCGGGTTGCCGCTGGCCACGTTCGTCGGTGAGGCGTACGGGTGGCGCGCGGCGTTCTGGGCGATCTCGGCGCTCACGGTGTTCGCGGCGCTGTGCACGGTCGGTGGGGTACCCGCACTCGGGAAGATCGCGAGCGGCCCGCTGCGCCAGGAGATGGCCGTCTTCCGTCGGCGCAGGCTCTGGCTGAGGCTGTCCACCAGCCTGCTGGTGATCGGGGCGACCTTCTCCGCGTTCACCTTCCTCAACCCGATCCTCACCGGGATCAGCGGCTTCACCACGGGCGCCGTCCCGCTGCTGCTGGTGGCGTACGGCGCCGCCACCGTCGTGGGGAACACGATCGTCGGGCGCCTCGCCGACCGGCACGCGCTCACCGTGCTGCTCTGCGGGCTCACGCTGAACCTCGCGTTCCTCGCAGGGTTCGCGCTGTTCGCACACGTCGGCGCGGCGGCGGTGGTGTGCATGCTCGGGGTCGGGCTGGTCGGCGTGACGATGAACCCGGCGATGGTCGTGCGGGTGCAGCGCGCCGGGAACGTCGGGCCGCTCGTCAACACGATCCACGGCTCGTTCATCACCGGCGGCGTCATGGTGAGCTCGGCCGCCGGCGGGCTCGCGATCGACGGCTTCGGCCTGCGCGCGCCGCTGTGGCTCGGGGCGGGGCTCGCGTTGCTCGGGATCCTCACGCTCGTGCCCGACCTCGTCCGGAGGGCCGCGCCACGGGCGCAGCACGACGCGGTTGTGGCCCGGGTGGGGAGCTAG
- a CDS encoding epoxide hydrolase family protein: MTNTETLSTRSFEVAIPQADLDALQHRLEITRFPEAAPGDDWTYGTPVAYLRETVEHWRSAFDWRAQEKRMNEFPHFLTEVDGQTVHFVHVRSAVEDATPIVLTHTYPGSFADFLDVIGPLTDPEAHGGRPEDAFHVVIPSIPGFGFSTPLAEGEWTMARVARTWDKLMRGLGYDSYAAHGSDGGAMVSRELAILNPPGFLGAHVLQLFSFPSGDPAEFEKMTPADYAALEFAGWFQTVNGYALMNASRPQTIAAALSDSPVGQLAYNELFENFGNGTSLVSRDQVLMQVTLYWLTNTSATAVRYHHAERNAQPVVNHGPIGVTVFADDFKSIRPFAERDNTNIVSWTERPRGGHFAAMEVPQDLAEEIRAFYRA; encoded by the coding sequence ATGACGAACACCGAGACGCTCTCCACCCGCTCCTTCGAGGTTGCGATCCCCCAGGCCGACCTCGACGCCCTGCAGCACCGCCTCGAGATCACCCGCTTCCCGGAGGCGGCCCCGGGCGACGACTGGACGTACGGCACGCCGGTCGCCTACCTGCGCGAGACGGTCGAGCACTGGCGCTCGGCGTTCGACTGGCGGGCGCAGGAGAAGCGGATGAACGAGTTCCCGCACTTCCTCACCGAGGTCGACGGCCAGACCGTCCACTTCGTGCACGTGCGCTCGGCCGTCGAGGACGCGACCCCGATCGTCCTCACCCACACCTACCCGGGCTCCTTCGCCGACTTCCTCGACGTGATCGGCCCGCTCACCGACCCCGAGGCGCACGGCGGTCGCCCCGAGGACGCCTTCCACGTGGTGATCCCCTCGATCCCCGGCTTCGGCTTCAGCACCCCGCTGGCCGAGGGCGAGTGGACGATGGCCCGGGTGGCCCGTACCTGGGACAAGCTGATGCGCGGGCTCGGCTACGACTCCTACGCCGCGCACGGGAGCGACGGCGGAGCGATGGTCTCGCGCGAGCTCGCGATCCTGAACCCGCCCGGGTTCCTGGGCGCCCACGTGCTGCAGCTCTTCTCGTTCCCGTCCGGCGACCCCGCGGAGTTCGAGAAGATGACGCCTGCCGACTACGCGGCCCTGGAGTTCGCGGGCTGGTTCCAGACCGTCAACGGCTACGCGCTGATGAACGCCTCCCGTCCGCAGACGATCGCCGCGGCGCTCTCCGACTCGCCGGTCGGCCAGCTCGCCTACAACGAGCTGTTCGAGAACTTCGGCAACGGCACGAGCCTGGTCAGCCGGGACCAGGTGCTGATGCAGGTGACGCTCTACTGGCTCACGAACACCTCCGCGACGGCGGTGCGCTACCACCACGCCGAGCGGAACGCCCAGCCCGTCGTCAACCACGGCCCGATCGGCGTCACGGTGTTCGCCGACGACTTCAAGTCGATCCGGCCGTTCGCCGAGCGGGACAACACCAACATCGTGTCGTGGACCGAGCGGCCGCGCGGCGGCCACTTCGCGGCGATGGAGGTGCCGCAGGACCTGGCGGAGGAGATCCGCGCCTTCTACCGCGCCTGA
- a CDS encoding ATP-binding protein codes for MGALLQAWRARALLTQEQLADRAGLSVRTVRRLETGAAMRPQGFTLRRLIEALNLGPAQLEELAAAAHAQPAGGEPAEAARPCSPSPAHGEPSERVGMPVLRQLPAAPPLFTGRSLELSDLERAHDMGSVVIVTIDGMAGIGKTALALHAAHRLSGEYPDGQLFLNLHGYTQGVDPVQPGEALDRLLRALGVPAEQIPAHTEDRAALYRSRLADRKMLVVLDDVLSEAQVRPLLPATPGSLALVTSRRRLVELDHTLTVSLDVLPQPDAVALFARSAGVDAEDAGVDDVVELCGRLPLALRIAAARLRSRPTWAVGHLLERLRDRQERLGELELGERSVTAALDMSYLQLDPELQRAYRLCGPLPESSFDVYVAAALVDVTEGRAARLLDDLLDVNLLQELVPGRYAFHDLVRSHATAAAQREEPDRMTAFGRMFDYYSHTASVAMDVLYPYERERRPPTPPSATPTPDFPGPVEAAAWLDLELPNLLTAARYAAQFCPRGHPVHLSTTLDRYLRTRDRYAEAEVLHQQALTIARRNSDAAGEADVLTSLGHVDRRRGRTPVAAGHYRSALAIARSIGNRRAEVDALLGVGFLASLQGGHEAAIDHVRRALEISRRIAHRSGETDALYRLGWLHLTQGEPAAPDGSDPGTRYERAAGFFEQAHALARETGNSLGELHALLGRAWVHRVLGHHGPAEDAYTEGLRLAERLSNVNGVFEALDGTGRLDCAAGRVEQALARHSRALELATDLGQPIDQARSHDGIARAHLALGRRGEARRHWQAALEILADLGSDITVDEEFSTAEIRARLDDCVA; via the coding sequence GTGGGAGCGCTGCTGCAGGCTTGGCGAGCGCGGGCGCTGCTGACCCAGGAGCAGCTCGCCGACCGGGCGGGGCTGAGCGTGCGCACGGTCCGCCGGTTGGAGACGGGCGCGGCGATGCGGCCGCAGGGTTTCACGCTCCGCCGGCTGATCGAGGCGTTGAACCTGGGGCCGGCCCAGCTGGAGGAGCTTGCCGCCGCAGCACATGCGCAACCGGCCGGGGGCGAACCGGCGGAGGCGGCCCGACCGTGTTCGCCGTCTCCGGCACACGGCGAGCCGTCGGAGCGGGTCGGGATGCCCGTGCTGCGGCAGTTGCCGGCGGCGCCTCCGCTGTTCACCGGCCGGTCGCTGGAGCTGAGTGATCTCGAACGAGCTCACGACATGGGCTCGGTGGTGATCGTGACGATCGACGGGATGGCCGGGATCGGGAAGACCGCCCTGGCGCTGCACGCTGCGCATCGGTTGTCGGGCGAGTACCCCGACGGGCAGCTCTTCCTGAACCTGCACGGCTACACGCAGGGTGTGGACCCCGTCCAGCCGGGCGAGGCCCTGGACCGGCTGCTGCGGGCGCTGGGAGTGCCGGCGGAACAGATCCCGGCGCACACGGAGGATCGGGCCGCGTTGTACCGCAGCCGGCTGGCCGATCGGAAGATGCTGGTCGTGCTGGACGACGTGCTCAGCGAGGCACAGGTGCGTCCGCTGCTGCCGGCCACCCCTGGATCGCTGGCCCTGGTGACCAGCAGACGCCGGCTGGTCGAGCTGGATCACACACTGACGGTCTCGTTGGATGTGCTCCCGCAACCGGATGCGGTCGCGCTGTTCGCACGCTCCGCGGGGGTCGACGCCGAGGACGCGGGGGTCGACGATGTCGTCGAGCTGTGCGGGCGCCTGCCGTTGGCTCTGCGGATCGCGGCCGCTCGGCTGCGGTCGCGTCCGACGTGGGCGGTGGGGCACCTGCTGGAGCGGCTACGTGATCGGCAGGAACGGCTCGGCGAGCTGGAACTGGGGGAGCGAAGCGTCACCGCGGCGCTGGACATGTCGTACCTGCAGCTCGACCCCGAGCTGCAACGCGCGTACCGGTTGTGCGGCCCCCTCCCGGAATCCAGCTTCGACGTCTACGTGGCCGCGGCGCTGGTCGACGTCACGGAGGGCCGAGCCGCGCGGCTGCTCGACGACCTGCTCGACGTGAACCTGTTGCAGGAGCTGGTGCCGGGCAGGTACGCGTTCCACGACCTGGTCCGCTCCCACGCCACAGCGGCGGCGCAACGCGAGGAGCCGGATCGCATGACCGCGTTCGGCCGGATGTTCGACTACTACAGCCACACCGCATCGGTGGCGATGGACGTGCTGTACCCCTACGAACGTGAACGGCGCCCACCGACACCCCCGTCCGCCACCCCGACACCCGACTTCCCCGGTCCGGTCGAGGCCGCCGCGTGGCTCGACCTCGAACTGCCCAACCTGCTCACCGCTGCCCGGTATGCCGCCCAGTTCTGCCCACGCGGCCACCCCGTGCACCTGTCGACCACCCTGGATCGGTATCTGCGCACGCGGGACCGCTACGCCGAGGCGGAAGTACTGCACCAGCAGGCGCTGACCATCGCTCGCCGCAACAGCGATGCGGCAGGCGAGGCGGACGTGCTCACCAGCCTGGGCCACGTCGACCGCCGGCGGGGCCGGACCCCCGTGGCGGCCGGCCACTACCGGAGTGCGCTGGCCATCGCACGCTCCATCGGCAACCGCCGGGCCGAGGTGGACGCGCTGCTCGGCGTCGGTTTCCTCGCGAGCCTGCAGGGCGGCCACGAGGCCGCCATCGACCACGTCCGCCGGGCGCTCGAGATCAGTCGTCGGATCGCGCACCGAAGCGGAGAAACGGACGCCCTGTACCGCCTCGGCTGGCTGCATCTGACCCAAGGCGAGCCTGCTGCGCCCGACGGGTCCGACCCCGGCACCAGGTACGAGCGGGCGGCCGGCTTCTTCGAGCAGGCGCATGCGCTCGCTCGTGAGACCGGCAACTCCCTCGGCGAACTCCACGCCCTGCTCGGTCGGGCATGGGTCCACCGGGTGCTGGGCCACCACGGACCGGCCGAGGACGCCTACACGGAGGGCCTCCGCCTGGCCGAACGGTTGAGCAACGTCAACGGCGTGTTCGAGGCCTTGGACGGAACGGGACGGCTCGACTGCGCCGCAGGGCGGGTCGAGCAGGCACTGGCCCGCCACAGCAGGGCCCTCGAGCTCGCCACCGACCTCGGACAACCCATCGACCAGGCCCGTTCCCACGACGGCATCGCCCGCGCCCACCTCGCGCTGGGCCGGCGGGGGGAGGCACGCCGGCACTGGCAGGCCGCGCTGGAGATCCTCGCGGACCTCGGCTCGGACATCACCGTGGACGAGGAGTTCAGCACCGCCGAGATCCGTGCCCGCCTCGACGATTGCGTGGCCTGA
- a CDS encoding helix-turn-helix domain-containing protein: protein MTQEDDDLDGLVRKRIRALRVAQGWSLDELAARARLSPSSLSRIENGHRRLALDQLVTLARALDTSLDQLVETATDDVVSQPMIDGTHGLMRWPIRSEPGMIVMRQRLTDPPPDNPARMRAHPGREWIVVLSGTAVLLLGHRRFRVETNQSAEFPTMLPHAIGAEGGPCEILGIFDRDARRGHRADKGAPPG, encoded by the coding sequence ATGACGCAAGAGGATGACGATCTGGACGGCCTGGTGCGCAAGCGCATCCGTGCCCTGCGGGTGGCGCAGGGCTGGTCGCTGGACGAGCTGGCCGCCCGCGCACGACTGAGCCCGTCCTCGCTCAGCCGGATCGAGAACGGCCACCGGCGTCTCGCTCTTGACCAGCTGGTCACCCTCGCGCGGGCTCTCGACACCTCGCTCGACCAGCTGGTCGAGACCGCCACCGACGACGTCGTGTCGCAACCGATGATCGACGGCACCCACGGGTTGATGCGGTGGCCGATCAGGTCGGAGCCCGGCATGATCGTCATGCGTCAGCGCCTGACCGATCCGCCACCGGACAACCCCGCCCGCATGCGCGCGCACCCCGGCCGCGAGTGGATCGTCGTCCTCTCCGGCACCGCCGTACTGCTACTGGGCCACCGCCGGTTCCGCGTCGAGACCAACCAGTCCGCGGAGTTCCCCACCATGCTCCCGCACGCGATCGGCGCCGAAGGCGGGCCGTGCGAAATCCTGGGCATCTTCGATCGGGACGCGCGGCGCGGGCATCGCGCCGACAAGGGCGCTCCACCTGGGTGA
- a CDS encoding NAD(P)/FAD-dependent oxidoreductase: MPAETTDTLPGGIVDVVVIGGGAAGLNGALVLARSRRSVVVIDSGSPRNAPAEGVHGLLGMDGTPPAELLRRGREEVRRYGGRVVTGEVISASPGDHGEGDPGFIVQLADGSTVHARRTLVATGLRDVLPDIPGLARHWGRGLVHCPYCHGWEVRDEPIGILAVGPPSIHHALLFRQLTDDLVYFTGATDLDRDTRARFAARNIRIVDTPVSGVESDEDGITGVRLDDGHLVPRRILAVATTMLARTEGLEDLRLPMEDMPAGMGRRLVSGMAGTTAVPGVWVAGNATDLTAQVGASAAAGALAGAHMNADLAAADTDAALAAAQRATTPT, encoded by the coding sequence ATGCCTGCGGAAACCACCGACACACTGCCGGGTGGCATCGTCGACGTCGTCGTGATCGGCGGCGGAGCCGCAGGCCTCAACGGCGCACTCGTGCTGGCTCGCTCCCGCCGCTCGGTGGTCGTCATCGACAGTGGCAGCCCGCGCAACGCGCCGGCCGAGGGCGTACACGGCCTGCTCGGCATGGACGGAACACCTCCCGCCGAGTTGCTGCGCCGCGGGCGGGAGGAGGTGCGCCGGTACGGGGGCCGGGTCGTCACGGGTGAGGTGATCTCCGCGTCCCCGGGCGACCACGGCGAAGGAGACCCGGGCTTCATCGTGCAGTTGGCCGACGGCAGCACCGTGCACGCACGCCGGACGCTGGTCGCCACCGGACTGCGCGACGTACTCCCGGACATCCCCGGCCTGGCCCGGCACTGGGGTCGCGGTCTCGTGCACTGCCCGTACTGCCACGGCTGGGAGGTGCGGGACGAGCCCATCGGCATCCTCGCGGTGGGGCCGCCCTCGATCCACCACGCCCTGCTCTTCCGCCAGCTGACCGACGATCTCGTGTACTTCACCGGCGCCACCGACCTGGATCGCGACACCCGCGCCCGCTTCGCCGCCCGCAACATCCGCATCGTGGACACGCCGGTCTCCGGCGTCGAGTCCGACGAGGACGGCATCACCGGCGTGCGACTCGACGACGGGCACCTCGTACCGCGGCGCATCCTGGCCGTGGCCACCACGATGCTGGCCCGCACCGAGGGTCTCGAGGACCTCCGGCTGCCGATGGAGGACATGCCGGCCGGCATGGGTCGCCGCCTCGTGAGCGGCATGGCCGGCACCACTGCCGTACCGGGGGTGTGGGTCGCGGGCAACGCCACCGACCTGACAGCGCAGGTCGGCGCCTCCGCCGCGGCCGGAGCCCTGGCCGGCGCCCACATGAACGCGGACCTCGCCGCTGCCGACACCGACGCTGCACTGGCCGCTGCACAGCGCGCGACCACCCCGACCTGA
- a CDS encoding helix-turn-helix transcriptional regulator: MRETSGRLLALLGLLQTPRTWPAADLAARLGVGERTVRKDVERLKALDYPIDTFRGPRGGYRLGHQGKLPPLLLDDDEAVAIAVGLQAVTAVRGIEESSALALAKLEHVLPSRLRRRVRALHDSTSTGPADTATNVAAPPVDPALLTELAVAVRDSTGIRFVYRDDEHVEAEPYRLVSWQQRWYVVARERRTREWRTYRADWLRLKVPGGARFTPDPLPGGDYTAFVLREVAFTGWAVHARIEVDAPAEEVLARINPTVGVVETVDEHRSVLVTGGDSLEMVAVWIGMLGLGFHVTEPPELVDHVRTLAARYAGALPTR, translated from the coding sequence GTGCGAGAAACTTCCGGCCGCCTGCTGGCCCTGCTCGGGCTGCTCCAGACGCCTCGCACGTGGCCGGCCGCGGACCTGGCCGCGCGGCTCGGCGTGGGCGAACGGACCGTCCGCAAAGACGTCGAGCGGCTGAAAGCGCTCGACTACCCCATCGACACCTTCCGCGGGCCGCGCGGCGGGTACCGGCTCGGCCACCAGGGCAAGCTCCCGCCGTTGCTGCTCGACGACGACGAGGCCGTCGCGATCGCCGTGGGCCTGCAGGCGGTCACCGCGGTGCGCGGCATCGAGGAGTCGAGCGCGCTGGCACTGGCGAAGCTGGAGCACGTGCTGCCGTCCCGGCTGCGCCGCCGGGTCAGGGCCCTGCACGACAGCACGTCGACCGGTCCGGCGGACACCGCGACGAACGTGGCCGCCCCGCCCGTCGACCCCGCGCTGCTCACCGAGCTGGCGGTGGCGGTGCGCGACAGCACCGGCATCCGGTTCGTGTACCGCGATGACGAGCACGTGGAGGCGGAGCCGTACCGGCTGGTGAGCTGGCAGCAGCGGTGGTACGTGGTGGCGCGGGAGCGGCGCACGCGCGAGTGGCGCACCTACCGCGCCGACTGGCTGCGGCTCAAGGTGCCCGGCGGTGCCCGGTTCACTCCCGACCCGCTCCCGGGTGGGGACTACACCGCGTTCGTGCTGCGTGAGGTCGCGTTCACCGGCTGGGCGGTGCACGCGCGGATCGAGGTGGACGCGCCCGCCGAGGAGGTGCTCGCCCGCATCAACCCGACCGTCGGGGTGGTGGAGACCGTCGACGAGCACCGCAGCGTGCTCGTCACCGGCGGTGACAGTCTTGAGATGGTGGCCGTGTGGATCGGGATGCTCGGGCTCGGCTTCCACGTCACGGAGCCTCCCGAGCTGGTCGACCACGTTCGGACGCTCGCCGCTCGCTACGCGGGCGCCCTGCCGACCCGCTGA
- a CDS encoding GlxA family transcriptional regulator, producing MLGEEHTRQRPPAGARHVVAILATPTTSLVELATPTDVFTTGRARGRYEVRICAIEPGRIELGSGFSVEAPHPLDDLAAADTVIVPGGPDRPHDLPPALTRALHAAAARRARISAIGSGTFVLAAAGLLDGRSATTRLDLADDLRQKFPQVHVDASAPISADDGISTCAGGASTVEMCVGLVRQDHGAATSDGRVHVDDLAELLEWATARLDKPLTLADMARAARVSARTLARRFAAAFGTTPTQWLRTQRLQRARHLLETTSEPVERIARLTGFGSTSNFRLQFAKSTGLSPQAYRRRRRARPHDVSSPVE from the coding sequence GTGCTGGGGGAAGAACACACTCGGCAACGCCCGCCGGCCGGTGCCCGGCACGTGGTGGCGATCCTGGCGACGCCGACCACATCGCTCGTCGAGCTGGCGACGCCCACCGACGTGTTCACAACGGGACGGGCCCGCGGGCGCTACGAGGTGCGCATCTGCGCGATCGAGCCGGGCCGGATCGAGCTCGGGTCCGGCTTCTCGGTCGAGGCACCACACCCTCTGGACGATCTCGCTGCGGCCGACACGGTCATCGTCCCGGGTGGCCCGGACCGTCCACACGATCTGCCGCCCGCTCTCACGCGCGCCCTCCATGCCGCGGCCGCCCGCAGGGCTCGGATCAGCGCAATCGGCTCCGGCACCTTCGTCCTCGCCGCGGCGGGATTGCTCGACGGGCGCAGTGCGACCACTCGCCTCGATCTCGCCGACGACCTGCGGCAGAAGTTCCCGCAGGTCCACGTCGACGCCTCCGCGCCGATCTCGGCCGATGACGGCATCAGCACGTGCGCAGGGGGCGCCTCGACCGTCGAAATGTGCGTCGGGCTCGTGCGACAGGATCACGGCGCGGCCACGAGCGACGGTCGCGTCCACGTCGACGACCTCGCCGAACTCCTCGAATGGGCAACCGCACGCCTGGACAAGCCGCTCACCCTCGCCGACATGGCGCGGGCCGCGCGGGTGAGCGCACGAACGCTCGCCCGACGATTCGCGGCGGCGTTCGGCACGACCCCGACGCAGTGGCTGCGCACCCAGCGACTGCAGCGCGCCCGGCACCTCCTCGAAACGACCTCCGAGCCGGTCGAGCGAATCGCCCGGCTGACCGGCTTCGGCAGCACGAGCAACTTCCGCCTGCAGTTCGCGAAATCAACGGGTCTGTCTCCGCAGGCGTACCGCCGCCGCAGGCGAGCCCGGCCACACGACGTTTCGAGCCCTGTCGAGTAG
- a CDS encoding TetR/AcrR family transcriptional regulator, translated as MPRPRTFDEDSAVDAAMRTFWANGYEATTTEDLCAATGLGRSSIYNTFTSKHELFRRALLRYVEMTTTAQLALVEDERRSPVERLRALFTAVIDGEVATRRDGRSLGCLTVNTTVELAGRDPEAAEILERDSGRRVAALRLVIGAGQRAGEITSGRDPEALARYLTAVIGGMRVAGQGGASRADLQSIADAAMDALTG; from the coding sequence GTGCCCCGACCCAGGACGTTCGACGAGGACAGTGCGGTCGATGCCGCGATGCGCACGTTCTGGGCCAACGGCTACGAGGCCACCACCACGGAGGACCTCTGCGCCGCCACCGGCCTTGGGCGCAGCAGCATCTACAACACGTTCACCAGCAAGCACGAGCTCTTCCGCAGGGCGCTGCTGCGCTACGTCGAGATGACCACGACCGCGCAGCTCGCCCTCGTCGAGGACGAACGACGCTCGCCGGTGGAGCGGCTGCGGGCCCTGTTCACGGCGGTGATCGACGGTGAGGTCGCCACGCGGCGGGACGGACGCAGCCTGGGCTGCCTCACCGTCAACACCACGGTGGAGCTCGCCGGTCGCGACCCGGAGGCCGCCGAGATCCTCGAGCGCGACAGCGGGCGGCGGGTCGCCGCGCTGCGCCTCGTCATCGGTGCCGGGCAGCGCGCCGGTGAGATCACGTCCGGGCGCGACCCGGAGGCGCTGGCCCGCTACCTGACCGCAGTGATCGGCGGGATGCGCGTGGCCGGTCAGGGTGGCGCGAGCCGAGCCGACCTGCAGTCGATCGCCGACGCCGCCATGGATGCCCTGACCGGCTGA